The following proteins are co-located in the Colletotrichum lupini chromosome 4, complete sequence genome:
- a CDS encoding PHD-finger domain-containing protein: MAPPSPRRSSRARGNTVSQSQQSSTTSSLSSRGERTTRSLNKTSSAKSTPSASLSSEPPEDLEDALPSRRRTRAQEDARDKPRVDPYDMATGSDDVQEDDESVRCVCGFDEYPGPPPFEEDSKHGKQNPEADFFASIELSDEVSGLFVQCDVCKVWQHGACVGIFTEESSPDEYFCEKCRKDLHKIHAAANGQRYSNYLPLNRPSRATSRAASLVKDGTRSPRESGRNGGRASSATQASKRRSTMNSRDAAYDEDEQLRRAIEASKEETISEPTETTSRRTKRGRSDSLENSASLKRQRTSSPSMSPPPEKTEAIEDETDEESTGRNGQPKKPRGTRTQREKSDREERDRQRAEAANRRKGRADRRRAEGTTPVNPGKESEAHVGTESDPPEEVPLATARPAVKPTTEPVVPVEAPPSSAPTPDTPPANQAPVGSSHKKTSRNNQKRGKGRNQYTKDRDDNEDTPARSMSRDIGRNHDDHTSASTSKHSHSDHPKHTRTKANSAQSKVSMNDMKRRVSAFLDFISKTQVELAGEALPGSRSSQNSSQQQSPRATAAPDAPKISVNGDSAVAKNSPIGTAATDGNGPESKDFKALNCVEMMDALTRDLLRWQNQYAS, encoded by the exons ATGGCACCACCCTCCCCTCGACGTTCTTCACGAGCCCGAGGCAACACAGTCTCTCAATCACAGCAATCCTCGACAACTTCGAGTCTTTCGAGTCGCGGCGAACGAACGACCAGATCCCTCAACAAGACCTCTTCCGCCAAGTCAACCCCGAGCGCCTCGCTCTCTTCGGAGCCACCCGAAGACCTGGAGGACGCCCTCCCCTCACGGCGCCGAACCCGCGCGCAAGAGGACGCTCGCGACAAGCCTCGTGTCGATCCCTACGATATGGCCACCGGCAGTGACGACGTCCAAGAGGACGACGAGTCCGTACGCTGCGTATGTGGTTTCGACGAATACCCGGGACCTCCGCCCTTTGAAGAGGACTCCAAGCACGGGAAACAGAACCCAGAGGCCGACTTCTTCGCTAGCATCGAGTTGTCAGATGAGGTCTCTGGTCTCTTCGTCCAGTGCGACGTCTGCAAAGTCTGGCAGCATGGTGCTTGTGTCGGCATTTTCACCGAGGAGAGCTCTCCCGATGAGTACTTTTGCGAAAAGTGTCGCAAGGATTTGCACAAGATCCACGCAGCAGCCAACGG ACAACGGTACTCAAACTACTTGCCTCTCAATCGTCCGTCGCGCGCAACATCCCGAGCCGCCTCATTAGTTAAGGATGGCACCAGATCGCCCAGAGAATCAGGCAGGAACGGGGGCCGCGCTTCTTCTGCTACCCAGGCCTCGAAGCGGAGGTCAACAATGAACAGCCGGGATGCCGCATACGATGAGGATGAACAATTGCGGCGGGCCATCGAGGCCAGCAAAGAAGAAACCATTTCGGAGCCCACGGAGACTACGTCAAGACGAACGAAGCGAGGTCGCAGTGACAGTCTTGA GAACTCGGCAAGCCTCAAGAGACAGCGAACCAGTTCGCCATCAATGTCACCGCCCCCAGAGAAGACCGAAGCCATCGAGGATGAAACAGACGAAGAAAGTACGGGTAGAAATGGCCAACCAAAGAAGCCTCGCGGCACACGTACGCAACGTGAAAAGTCGGATCGAGAAGAGCGCGATCGCCAGCGAGCGGAAGCAGCCAATCGACGGAAGGGTCGTGCAGATCGTAGGAGAGCTGAGGGTACGACTCCTGTAAATCCGGGTAAGGAATCTGAAGCTCACGTGGGCACAGAATCGGATCCGCCAGAAGAGGTCCCCCTCGCGACAGCTCGGCCTGCTGTCAAACCGACCACCGAGCCTGTGGTGCCTGTCGAGGCGCCACCGTCCTCTGCCCCGACCCCGGATACTCCGCCTGCGAATCAGGCACCGGTCGGAAGCTCACACAAGAAGACCAGTCGTAACAACCAGAAGAGGGGCAAGGGTCGAAATCAATACACAAAAGACCGCGACGATAACGAAGACACACCAGCAAGGTCAATGTCTAGAGACATTGGCCGGAATCATGACGACCATACTAGCGCTAGTACCAGCAAACACTCCCATTCCGACCACCCCAAGCACACCCGGACAAAAGCAAACAGTGCGCAAAGCAAAGTATCGATGAACGACATGAAACGCAGAGTTTCGGCGTTCCTCGACTTCATTTCCAAAACCCAAGTGGAATTGGCTGGCGAAGCACTGCCGGGATCCAGGAGTAGCCAGAATAGCTCCCAACAACAAAGTCCTCGCGCAACGGCTGCGCCAGATGCGCCAAAGATTAGCGTCAACGGCGACTCCGCAGTAGCAAAGAATTCACCAATCGGCACTGCAGCAACAGACGGGAATGGGCCGGAGTCGAAAGATTTTAAAGCATTGAATTGCGTGGAAATGATGGATGCCCTCACGCGAGACCTGCTGCGATGGCAGAATCAATATGCGTCATGA
- a CDS encoding short chain dehydrogenase — MFRPLSARLARTIRPIARHTQVRGKSSQSSASAAQASIAATSPKQQQQSRSISGSPNVREKPHPGQYSRTDPDVTVEYPEDDQLPSSQPVRGHGGGIGKPTLASFSLDGHTGVVTGGARGLGLVMGQGMVYSGSDLAIVDLNKEEAELQAKNLLEAFKRENPEAKRVPKVTAHHADVSDPASVDACIAEILAAHGKIDNLVTSAGFTENFDAINYPIERMRKLWGVNVDGTYLFAIGVAKHLMERKSPGSMVFIGSMSGSIVNIPQPQAPYNAAKAGVRHLAASLAVEWAGAGIRVNCISPGYMLTALTEKILDDNPDLKQKWTSLIPQGKMGQPKDLMGPVTFLLSDASLYVTGADLRVDGGYTCYGARSIGSPDWPPTVIRSLISTGLPYPEPLVSRVGLGFGTPDALILSEMTIKEIHRKEDYMAAGTGQ; from the exons ATGTTCCGTCCTCTTAGCGCCCGACTGGCGCGGACCATTCGTCCCATCGCGAGACACACCCAGGTCCGCGGCAAATCCTCTCAGTCTTCCGCCTCTGCAGCTCAAGCTAGCATTGCAGCCACTAGCCccaagcagcagcaacagtcTAGATCCATCAGCGGCAGCCCCAACGTCAGAGAGAAGCCTCACCCGGGCCAGTATTCGAGAACCGACCCCGATGTCACTGTCGAGTACCCTGAGGACGACCAGCTGCCTAGCAGTCAGCCGGTCCGCGGCCACGGTGGTGGCATTGGCAAGCCCACGCTTGCTTCCTTCTCTCTCGATGGCCACACCGGCGTCGTCACCGGCGGTGCGCGCGGCCTTGGCTTGGTTATGGGCCAAGGCATGGTCTACTCCGGCAGCGACCTTGCCATCGTCGACTTGAACA AGGAGGAGGCTGAGCTCCAAGCCAAGAACCTGCTTGAGGCATTCAAGAGAGAAAACCCAGAGGCCAAGAG AGTTCCCAAGGTGACTGCGCACCACGCAGACGTCTCAGACCCCGCCTCTGTCGACGCCTGCATTGCTGAGATCCTCGCCGCTCACGGCAAGATTGACAACCTCGTCACGTCGGCCGGCTTCACCGAGAACTTCGACGCCATCAACTACCCCATTGAGCGCATGCGTAAGCTCTGGGGCGTCAACGTCGACGGCACATACCTCTTCGCTATCGGAGTCGCCAAGCATCTCATGGAGCGCAAGTCTCCCGGAAGCATGGTCTTCATCGGCAGCATGTCTGGCTCCATTGTCAACATTCCCCAGCCTCAAGC ACCTTACAACGCCGCAAAGGCTGGCGTCCGTCACTTGGCTGCCTCTTTGGCTGTCGAGTGGGCTGGTGCGGGCATTCGTGTCAACTGTATCTCTCCCGGCTACATGCTCACAGCTCT AACCGAGAAGATCCTTGACGACAACCCAGACCTCAAGCAGAAGTGGACTTCTCTGATTCCTCAGGGCAAGATGGGTCAGCCCAAGGACCTTATGGGACCCGTCACTTTCTTGCTGTCTGATGCCTCTCTCTACGTCACGGGTGCGGACCTCCGCGTTGATGGCGGTTACACC TGTTACGGGGCCCGCAGCATAGGGTCACCGGACTGGCCACCGACAGTTATCCGATCTCTCATATCAACGGGTCTCCCCTATCCTGAGCC CCTGGTCTCGAGGGTCGGCCTGGGGTTCGGTACTCCCGACGCTCTGATTCTCAGTGAGATgactataaaagaaataca CCGGAAGGAAGACTACATGGCGGCCGGCACTGGTCAGTGA